One genomic segment of Primulina tabacum isolate GXHZ01 chromosome 9, ASM2559414v2, whole genome shotgun sequence includes these proteins:
- the LOC142555494 gene encoding carotenoid 9,10(9',10')-cleavage dioxygenase-like → MNASNSSVIQVSCSLQRPPLSPKYAVHSEASFASPLSLKNRFPIIHNLGRTVKEASLKLLDAFVDLTFEFVDQPLLPSQSNFAPVEEIGAAVEVIGAVSGTIPDDFTEGVYIRNGSNPIHGGLKSTSSIFGKSSNIWVEGEGMVHALYFKKQRDGTWLTIYNNKYIETDSLRLERQNQQQKQKPAFLPSVEGDSTAVLACFLLNSIRFGSGVRNFSNTNVFEHAGKYYSITETDLFGPLEIDINTLQTLGTWDVVRDDAWNTTFTSHPKRAPGTRELVTFGIDAEEPYFKLGVITADGKKLNHKVDLKFQRCTLIHDIGVTQRYNVILDFPTIIDLNRLFIGGSIIKFEKDKFARIGVMPRYGDADSVRWFEVEPCSMFHIINCYEEGDEVIVMGCRAQDSIIPGPDLGMDKSDWFSRGFRLENSTEKKDDGKEEEFGFLVGRPYEWRLNTKTGEVKQRYLVEPQFSMDFPFINDKFTGINNKYGYTQFVHSTASAASAIAKYGGLAKLSFEEKNLGPFEAKQKGEEYIKAEYHMFPENTFCSGSAFISKLGAGAVEEDDGWLITFVHNEDTDISEVYIIDAKNFTSVPVAKITLPCRVPYGFHGAFLPAIQPV, encoded by the exons atgaaTGCTTCAAACTCCTCCGTGATTCAAGTGAGTTGCTCCTTGCAAAGGCCTCCGCTTTCTCCAAAATATGCTGTCCATTCCGAAGCTTCATTCGCATCACCTCTCAGTTTGAAG AACCGGTTCCCCATTATCCATAATCTTGGACGAACTGTCAAGGAAGCTTCACTGAAGTTGTTGGACGCATTTGTTGATTTAACTTTCGAGTTTGTTGATCAGCCATTACTCCCATCTCAG AGTAATTTTGCTCCGGTGGAAGAGATCGGAGCCGCTGTCGAAGTGATCGGCGCAGTTTCCGGGACGATCCCGGATGATTTTACTGAGGGTGTTTATATCAGAAACG GTTCAAACCCTATTCATGGAGGACTAAAATCCACATCCTCCATTTTCGGGAAATCAAGTAATATATGGGTAGAAGGAGAAGGGATGGTCCATGCTTTATACTTCAAAAAACAAAGGGATGGCACCTGGCTTACCATATATAACAACAAATACATCGAGACAGACTCGTTAAGATTAGAAAGACAGAACCAGCAGCAGAAGCAGAAGCCTGCGTTTCTCCCATCCGTCGAAGGGGATTCGACCGCTGTGTTGGCTTGTTTCCTTCTGAACTCGATTAGGTTTGGCTCCGGTGTCAGGAACTTCAGCAACACTAATGTTTTCGAGCACGCTGGGAAGTACTATTCCATCACCGAAACTGATTTATTCGGGCCTCTAGAAATTGATATTAACACGTTGCAAACGTTGGGGACTTGGGACGTTGTTAGAGATGATGCTTGGAATACAACCTTCACAAGTCATCCAAAG AGAGCCCCAGGGACACGGGAGCTTGTGACGTTCGGGATTGATGCCGAGGAACCTTATTTTAAACTAGGTGTAATCACgg CTGATGGGAAAAAGCTCAATCATAAAGTTGATCTCAAATTTCAAAGGTGCACACTAATCCATGACATTGGGGTTACTCAGAG GTACAATGTCATTTTGGATTTTCCCACGATTATAGACTTAAACCGACTCTTTATCGGAGGATC GATCATAAAATTCGAAAAAGATAAATTTGCAAGGATTGGAGTAATGCCTCGTTACGGGGACGCCGATTCGGTTCGTTGGTTTGAGGTGGAACCATGTTCTATGTTTCACATCATCAACTGTTACGAGGAAGGTGACGAg GTGATTGTGATGGGATGCAGAGCTCAGGATTCTATAATTCCAGGCCCCGATTTGGGCATGGACAAATCCGACTGGTTTTCCAGGGGATTTAGGCTCGAAAATTCCACTGAGAAAAAAGACGACGGAAAAGAAGAGGAATTTGGATTTCTCGTCGGTCGGCCTTATGAATGGAGATTGAACACCAAGACAGGAGAAGTAAAACAAAGATATCTCGTTGAGCCTCAGTTCTCCATGGATTTTCCATTTATCAACGACAAATTTACAGGGATCAACAATAAATACGGGTACACACAATTTGTCCATTCGACTGCTAGCGCTGCTTCAG CAATTGCCAAGTATGGAGGGCTGGCCAAATTGTCTTTTGAAGAGAAAAATCTCGGGCCTTTTGAG GCCAAGCAAAAAGGAGAAGAATATATAAAGGCGGAGTACCACATGTTTCCAGAAAACACCTTCTGCAGTGGATCCGCCTTCATATCCAAACTGGGCGCGGGCGCAGTTGAAGAAGACGATGGCTGGCTAATCACTTTTGTGCATAACGAAGACACCGATATATCTGAG GTGTACATTATCGATGCAAAGAATTTCACAAGTGTGCCAGTTGCAAAAATTACATTGCCTTGCAGGGTGCCATATGGATTTCATGGAGCTTTCCTACCAGCAATTCAGCCCGTCTGA
- the LOC142555495 gene encoding carotenoid 9,10(9',10')-cleavage dioxygenase-like isoform X2: MVVASSYAFQVSCSLHRPSLSPKYDAHSGAPLSCSLDFKTLILKALQRNPVFHIVERTVKEASLRLLDGFVDLAFEFVDQPLLPSQSNFAPVEEIGTAEQVTDALTGTIPDDFTEGVYIRNGPNPLFGGLKLTNSIFGKSSHTWIEGEGMLHALHVFKDSINGRWNISYNNRHVYTDTFKLEMKTRKPLFLPAIEGDSAAVLSAYLLNWLRFGLVDKYLSNTNVFEHSGKVYSVSENHIPQEIDPLTLETKGNWDINGSWNRPFTSHPKKAPDTGELVVMGIHPKKPHFELGVVSADGKRLLHKVDLKLKRYNVIMDFPLTIDLNRLITGGPLIKYDKEGYAQIGVMPRYGDSESVQWFKVEPSCTFHIVNCYERGDEVVVLACRASTSIIPGPDFGLNKFVWFSKGFKQIERSEGESFFSRVYEWRLDMITGEVTERNLTGTEYSMDFPTINEKFIGIENEFGYTQVVDSNASSISGMAKYGALAKLNFKDRKLELSNQHGGFVEVEYHKFPDNTFCSGAAFVAKSGGLAEDDGWIISYVHDENTDTSQVYIVDAKKFSEEPVAKISLPRRVPYGFHGTFVPVYSR; encoded by the exons ATGGTGGTTGCTTCAAGCTATGCATTTCAAGTGAGCTGTTCTTTGCACAGGCCTTCACTTTCTCCAAAATATGATGCCCATTCCGGAGCTCCACTCTCATGTTCTCTCGACTTTAAG ACATTAATCTTGAAAGCGTTACAACGAAATCCCGTTTTCCATATTGTTGAGAGAACTGTGAAGGAAGCTTCACTGAGGCTGTTGGATGGCTTTGTTGATTTAGCGTTTGAGTTTGTCGATCAGCCCTTGTTGCCGTCTCAG AGTAATTTTGCTCCTGTTGAAGAGATAGGAACGGCAGAACAGGTGACTGACGCGCTTACCGGAACGATACCGGATGATTTTACCGAGGGTGTTTACATCAGAAACG GACCAAACCCTTTATTTGGAGGTTTAAAATTGACTAATTCTATTTTCGGAAAATCGAGTCACACGTGGATAGAAGGAGAGGGAATGCTCCATGCCTTGCATGTCTTTAAAGACAGCATCAATGGCAGATGGAACATATCTTACAATAACAGGCATGTTTATACGGACACGTTCAAGCTGGAAATGAAAACAAGAAAACCATTATTTCTTCCTGCTATAGAAGGGGATTCTGCTGCAGTATTATCAGCTTATCTATTGAATTGG TTGAGGTTTGGCTTGGTTGATAAATATTTGAGCAACACCAATGTATTTGAGCATTCGGGGAAGGTGTACTCGGTTTCTGAGAATCATATACCTCAAGAAATTGATCCTTTAACACTGGAAACTAAAGGAAATTGGGACATCAATGGAAGTTGGAACAGGCCATTCACTAGTCACCCTAAG AAAGCTCCAGATACAGGAGAGCTTGTTGTAATGGGAATCCATCCAAAAAAACCACACTTTGAACTTGGAGTGGTTTCAG CTGATGGAAAGAGATTACTTCACAAGGTGGATCTAAAGCTGAAAAG GTATAATGTGATCATGGATTTTCCTCTGACCATAGACTTAAATCGCCTAATAACTGGAGGACC GTTGATAAAATACGATAAAGAAGGATATGCACAGATTGGAGTCATGCCACGTTATGGAGATTCAGAATCTGTGCAGTGGTTCAAAGTTGAACCAAGCTGCACGTTTCACATTGTCAATTGTTATGAGCGTGGTGATGAA GTAGTTGTTTTGGCCTGTAGAGCTTCCACTTCGATCATACCAGGTCCTGACTTCGGCTTGAACAAATTTGTGTGGTTTTCCAAAGGTTTTAAGCAGATAGAACGATCAGAAGGTGAATCGTTTTTCTCCAGAGTTTATGAATGGAGGCTAGATATGATAACTGGAGAAGTGACAGAGAGGAATCTCACAGGAACTGAATATTCTATGGATTTTCCTACTATAAATGAAAAATTCATCGGTATCGAAAATGAGTTTGGATACACACAAGTGGTCGACTCAAATGCTAGCTCCAtatcag GCATGGCAAAGTATGGAGCACTAGCAAAGCTTAATTTCAAGGATAGGAAACTTGAACTTTCGAATCAGCATGGGGGATTTGTAGAAGTTGAATATCACAAGTTCCCAGACAACACATTTTGCTCCGGAGCTGCTTTTGTGGCCAAATCTGGTGGTCTTGCAGAGGATGATGGCTGGATAATTTCATACGTGCACGACGAAAATACTGATACGTCTCAA GTGTATATAGTTGATGCAAAGAAATTCTCCGAAGAACCTGTTGCGAAGATCTCTCTTCCAAGAAGAGTGCCTTATGGATTCCATGGAACTTTTGTGCCTGTATACTCACGATGA
- the LOC142555495 gene encoding carotenoid 9,10(9',10')-cleavage dioxygenase-like isoform X1, whose product MVVASSYAFQVSCSLHRPSLSPKYDAHSGAPLSCSLDFKTLILKALQRNPVFHIVERTVKEASLRLLDGFVDLAFEFVDQPLLPSQSNFAPVEEIGTAEQVTDALTGTIPDDFTEGVYIRNGPNPLFGGLKLTNSIFGKSSHTWIEGEGMLHALHVFKDSINGRWNISYNNRHVYTDTFKLEMKTRKPLFLPAIEGDSAAVLSAYLLNWLRFGLVDKYLSNTNVFEHSGKVYSVSENHIPQEIDPLTLETKGNWDINGSWNRPFTSHPKKAPDTGELVVMGIHPKKPHFELGVVSADGKRLLHKVDLKLKRCCLCHEIGITKKYNVIMDFPLTIDLNRLITGGPLIKYDKEGYAQIGVMPRYGDSESVQWFKVEPSCTFHIVNCYERGDEVVVLACRASTSIIPGPDFGLNKFVWFSKGFKQIERSEGESFFSRVYEWRLDMITGEVTERNLTGTEYSMDFPTINEKFIGIENEFGYTQVVDSNASSISGMAKYGALAKLNFKDRKLELSNQHGGFVEVEYHKFPDNTFCSGAAFVAKSGGLAEDDGWIISYVHDENTDTSQVYIVDAKKFSEEPVAKISLPRRVPYGFHGTFVPVYSR is encoded by the exons ATGGTGGTTGCTTCAAGCTATGCATTTCAAGTGAGCTGTTCTTTGCACAGGCCTTCACTTTCTCCAAAATATGATGCCCATTCCGGAGCTCCACTCTCATGTTCTCTCGACTTTAAG ACATTAATCTTGAAAGCGTTACAACGAAATCCCGTTTTCCATATTGTTGAGAGAACTGTGAAGGAAGCTTCACTGAGGCTGTTGGATGGCTTTGTTGATTTAGCGTTTGAGTTTGTCGATCAGCCCTTGTTGCCGTCTCAG AGTAATTTTGCTCCTGTTGAAGAGATAGGAACGGCAGAACAGGTGACTGACGCGCTTACCGGAACGATACCGGATGATTTTACCGAGGGTGTTTACATCAGAAACG GACCAAACCCTTTATTTGGAGGTTTAAAATTGACTAATTCTATTTTCGGAAAATCGAGTCACACGTGGATAGAAGGAGAGGGAATGCTCCATGCCTTGCATGTCTTTAAAGACAGCATCAATGGCAGATGGAACATATCTTACAATAACAGGCATGTTTATACGGACACGTTCAAGCTGGAAATGAAAACAAGAAAACCATTATTTCTTCCTGCTATAGAAGGGGATTCTGCTGCAGTATTATCAGCTTATCTATTGAATTGG TTGAGGTTTGGCTTGGTTGATAAATATTTGAGCAACACCAATGTATTTGAGCATTCGGGGAAGGTGTACTCGGTTTCTGAGAATCATATACCTCAAGAAATTGATCCTTTAACACTGGAAACTAAAGGAAATTGGGACATCAATGGAAGTTGGAACAGGCCATTCACTAGTCACCCTAAG AAAGCTCCAGATACAGGAGAGCTTGTTGTAATGGGAATCCATCCAAAAAAACCACACTTTGAACTTGGAGTGGTTTCAG CTGATGGAAAGAGATTACTTCACAAGGTGGATCTAAAGCTGAAAAGGTGTTGCCTTTGCCATGAAATAGGCATAACGAAAAA GTATAATGTGATCATGGATTTTCCTCTGACCATAGACTTAAATCGCCTAATAACTGGAGGACC GTTGATAAAATACGATAAAGAAGGATATGCACAGATTGGAGTCATGCCACGTTATGGAGATTCAGAATCTGTGCAGTGGTTCAAAGTTGAACCAAGCTGCACGTTTCACATTGTCAATTGTTATGAGCGTGGTGATGAA GTAGTTGTTTTGGCCTGTAGAGCTTCCACTTCGATCATACCAGGTCCTGACTTCGGCTTGAACAAATTTGTGTGGTTTTCCAAAGGTTTTAAGCAGATAGAACGATCAGAAGGTGAATCGTTTTTCTCCAGAGTTTATGAATGGAGGCTAGATATGATAACTGGAGAAGTGACAGAGAGGAATCTCACAGGAACTGAATATTCTATGGATTTTCCTACTATAAATGAAAAATTCATCGGTATCGAAAATGAGTTTGGATACACACAAGTGGTCGACTCAAATGCTAGCTCCAtatcag GCATGGCAAAGTATGGAGCACTAGCAAAGCTTAATTTCAAGGATAGGAAACTTGAACTTTCGAATCAGCATGGGGGATTTGTAGAAGTTGAATATCACAAGTTCCCAGACAACACATTTTGCTCCGGAGCTGCTTTTGTGGCCAAATCTGGTGGTCTTGCAGAGGATGATGGCTGGATAATTTCATACGTGCACGACGAAAATACTGATACGTCTCAA GTGTATATAGTTGATGCAAAGAAATTCTCCGAAGAACCTGTTGCGAAGATCTCTCTTCCAAGAAGAGTGCCTTATGGATTCCATGGAACTTTTGTGCCTGTATACTCACGATGA